Genomic DNA from Luteitalea sp.:
GATTCGGGCCCTATGTCGTACCTCGCCGAAACCGAAGTCGGCCGACTAGCGGTCCCGGCACATCGGTATGAAATCAACCTCCATGCTCGATCGTGAGTAACAGCAGAGGTTAGCCTCATCCGTGAGGTTTCACAAGTCTGGCTCTCGCGATTTCCCGATCGGGAATACACTAGGTGCACTTGGCCGTTCCAGGGCCAGGTTTTCCCGATCGGGAATTTCGCTGGACTTTGCCGGGCTGGTCGCGTAGAATTTTCCCGATCGGGAAATATCACTGTGACTGCTGAACAGATCGGCGCCGTCGTCCGCCAGGCTCGGCTTGCCCAAGGCCTCCGCCAGGATCAGCTGGCCGCCGCAGCCGGCGTTGGCGTTCGCTTCCTTGTCGAGCTGGAACGCGGGAAGCCCACCGTGCGCCTGGGCAAAGTTCTGGCGGTGCTGGACGCCCTTGGCTGCCGCCTGGAGGTCGCTGCGCCGCCCGGGGCTGCGGGGAACGGCTCGTGACGCGGATGCTCTCGGTCTGGTGGGAGGGAGCGGTCGTCGGCACGCTTCAGGTGAATCAGCACGGCGAGATGCGCTTTGCCTACGCGGCGGACTGGCTCGCTGATTCGTCCCGTCCTGCCATCTCGTTCTCCCTGCCGAAACGGCCGGAGCCCTTCAAGCAGCGTCAGTGCAGGCCGTT
This window encodes:
- a CDS encoding type II toxin-antitoxin system Y4mF family antitoxin, whose translation is MTAEQIGAVVRQARLAQGLRQDQLAAAAGVGVRFLVELERGKPTVRLGKVLAVLDALGCRLEVAAPPGAAGNGS